DNA sequence from the Novosphingobium sp. KACC 22771 genome:
ACAGCACCAGCGGCACGGCCGTCACCACCCCAGACATGGCCACGAGCCCATCATGCATCGGCCGCCCTTGGCCCAACGTAATGCCCAAAGGTCCATGACCAAGCGCGATCATCGCCACGGCGGGCAGCGCCAATAGCCCTGCCTCGATGGCCAGACCCGGAAGCGCGGGCACCGGCGCCTTCTTGCGCACCAACCCATAGCCGGAGAATGTCGCGGCCAGCGCAAGGCTCCACCCCAGCGTTTCCGCCGCGCCCGAAGCGAGGATCACCACGCCCACCGCGGCCAGGGCCACCGCCACCCATTGGGCCCGGTTCAGCCTCTCGTTCAGAAGGAACGTGCCCAACACCACGTTCATCAGCGGATTGATGTAATAGCCAAGGCTGGCGGCAAAAATGTGCCCCTGCTGGATCATCACGACATACGTGGTCCAATTCCCGCCGATCAGCAGAGCCGAAGCCGCCAAAGCCAAAACCTTGCGCGGCTCGCTCAAGGCTGCCCGTAATGCCGCCCCCTGACGCAGCACGATGATCGCCAGCGCGCAGGCGGGCAGGGTGAAGAGCGTGCGCCAGCCCACGAATTCAAACGGCGGCACATCATGCACCTGGCGCAGATAAAGCGGCAGCAGCCCCCAGATCAGATAGGCGGCAATCGCATAGGGCATGCCATCGTTACGGGTTTCGGGCTGCATCATGTTCAATCCTTTCGCCCCGCTCCATGGCGCAAGTGAAGGTTCAGCGCATCCCGAAATCGGCGATCAAATCATACAAATGTCAGATTTCGGCAGCAAACCCGGTCCCGATCATCGCACGCGGATGATCCATCTCGGCAGAACTCACGGGATAGGCGCATGAATCCGCCTCATAATAGCCGCCGGGCCGGAAATTGCCAGACAGACCCACCCCGCCCGACGGCACACCGGGCAATTCGGTAATGGTCGCCCGGTTCCAATGCGTCAGTCCCGTGCGGACATTGGCCCAGAAGCGGTTATATTCTTCCTGAGTTCCCCCGATCAGCGCCGACACCAACCCATAGCGGGTGGCATTGGCCTGAGTGATGGCGGCATCGAAATCGGGTACGCGGATGACCTGAAGCAGCGGACCGAACAATTCGACATCGGGGCGCTCACGCATGTCGGTCACATCGATGATCGCCGGGCTGATAAAGGGCCGTTGCGGATCAAGGCGGGCCATATGCTTGATGGGCCGCCCCCCGCGCGACATCAGCCAGATGAAGCTCTGCACCAGTCCGTCGGCGGCACGGTTGTCGATCAGCGGGCCCATGAAGGGCGTGGTCTCATCATCGGGCGCGCCGCAGATGATCCTATCGGCCAGACGCTTGACCGCTGCCAGCAATGGCTCGGCCATTTCCTCGCGCACGATCAGACGGCGCGCGCAGGTCGCCCTTTGGCCCGAGGCGGTGAAGGCCGATTGCACGACCAGCATGGCCGCATCCTCGATCTGGGGCGTATCCCACACGACGATGGCATTGTTGCCGCCCATTTCCAGCGAGAGCAGCTTGCCCGGCCGCCCGGCAATGCGCCGCGCCAGATTTTGCCCGACCTGAGTGGAGCCCGAAAAAAATACGCCATCCACGCCGTCATGCAACGCCAGGTCCATCGCCGCCTCGCCCTGCGCAACGGCAATCTGGACAAGGTCGGCAGCCAATCCTGCGCGCTTGAAGCAATCCTCGATCAAAAGCGCGGTTGGCACGGCGCGGCTGGAGGGTTTGAACAGCACCGCATTGCCAGCCAATATGGCCGGAGCGATATGCGAGAGCGGCGTCAACAGGGGCTGACAGAACGTGGTGATGACCGCCAGCACGCCCATCGGCTTATGCCGCACGGCCACCGCGCCATTCGCGCCGCCCTCGTGCCGCCTGTGGGCGCAGCGGTCGGCATAGGCCCGCACGCAACCATCGACGCGGGCCAGAGCCGCCTCAACCTCGGCAAAGCAATCCCACATCGGGCGGCCGGTATCGCGCGCAATGGTTTCGGCAAATTCCTGCGAACGCTGACGCAGCGCCCCGGTCAGGCGTCGCACCGCATCGACCCGTGCGGAGAGCGGCTGGCAGGCCCATCCGGCATAAGCGGCGCGCGCGGCGGCGATCTGGGCGTCCAGATCCGTCGGCCAGTTCTGCATCAGCACTGCGCCGCTGGCCGGATCGCGTGAGATCACGGGATCGGGTGCTTGATCGGGCAGGGCGGCAAGAGCGATGGCTGACAAGGCAGTTTTCCGAAAGGGGGCAGGGGGCACGCATGCCGCCTTGGTTGCCAAGTCTAAAGCAATCTAGGTTGGCAATTCCTTAATGGCCCCTTCCGGGCGCTGCGGCTTCCTTCTACTAAGCATTTGACGCGGAAACATGTCCGGCGGGCATGGGGGGCTCGCCAAGGGCATCGCCCAGCGCGCGAATGGCCATGACATGGCGATGAAGCGGTTGCCAATCATCGTCGCGATCAATGGCCGCCCATAATGTTTCGACGGTTTCGATATGGTTGTCCGGGGGCGGGGCCTGCCATGCGGGATGGGCGCGGGCGTCCTTGATCGGCGCATAGTCGGCCAGAACTGCACGCAGCGGCGATCCTTCGCGCAACAGTGAAACGGCCTCATCGGGCATGCCGCGAAAGAGGTGAAAGAAAGCGTCCGGCGACATCTGCTCTTCGCGCATATGCGCGCCAGCCGCCGCCAGCAGCGCTGCGTCGTGCTCCGCGTTTTCACCAAGGCCTTGCGGCGCCAGCCCCAGCCGCCACAACACCCTGCGCGCCAGAGCCGCCTGATACAGCCCATCAAACCGGTCGAGCGCCGCAATCAGAGGCGCCGTATCGGCCACCAGCAAACGCAGCGCCACCGCCAGTTGACCGCAATTCCACTTGATCGCCTCGGCCTGTTTGCCAAAGCGATAGCGGCCCGCGTGATCGAAATAGGCAGCGGTAAAATCGGCGTCCCATCGCGGCAACCAGCGCCATGGGCCATAATCGAAACTCTCGCCCGAAATGTTCATGTTGTCGGTGTTGAGCACGCCATGGACAAAGCCCGACGCGACATAGGAGGCGGCCATATCGGCAAGCCGCTCGACCACCTGATGCAGCAGGATGATGGCAGGTTGATCGCGGCCCGGCGCATCGGCGGGCGGCGGCGGGCCGGGGAATTGCGCCAGGGCATAATCGACCAGTTCGGCCATATGCCCGGCTTCCTCCAGCACCAGCAGGCGCTGAAACGTGCCGATGCGGATATGGCCATGGCTCATGCGCACCAGCACAGCCGAGCGCGTGGGCGAGGGTTCATCGCCGCGCCAAAGCGCCTCGCCGGTTTCGACCACGCTGAAAGTTTTCGAGGTGTTCGTGCCCAAGGCTTCCAGCATCTCGGTCGCCAGAATCTCGCGCACCGCGCCCTTCAGCGTCAGGCGACCATCGCCTTGTCGGCTCCACGGCGTCTGCCCCGAACCTTTGGTGCCAAGGTCGATCAGGCGTCCGGCGCCGTCGCGCATCTGGGCAAACAGAAAACCGCGCCCATCGCCAAGTTCGGGATTATACACGCCAAACTGGTGGCCATGATAACGCAGCGCCAGCGGTTGAGGCAGATTGTCCGGCAACGGCGTGAACCTTCCGAAATGGGCAATCCACCCCGCATCGTCCAGCCCATCGAGCCCTATGCCCCGCGCCCAGCGATCATTACGCCAGCGCAGACGCGCCTCGGGGAAGTCAGCAGGCGCAACCGGATCGCCCAGCCAAGGGGCCAGATGAAGGATTTGCGGATCGGGGGCGTAGGCATTCGCTTGCGGTTCATGGCGCATGGGGCAATAAGTGGGCGCACAAGCGGCGGGGCGCAAGCCATGCCTGCGCAAAATTGCGATAAGGAAGCGCCCGCAAGGCCATGAACACGTTTACCGATCAATTTTGGCAAAGCCCCGATGGGCTGCGTCTGCACTATCGTGACTATGCCGGGCCTGATGATCGTCCGGTGGTGGTCTGTCTGCCGGGCCTGACGCGCAATGCGCGCGATTTCGAAGGGCTGGCGGGGCGCATTGCGGGGCAATGGCGGGTTTTATGCCCGGACATGCGCGGGCGCGGCGATTCGCACTATGCCAAGAATTCGGCCACCTATAATCCGCTGCAATATGTGCAGGACATCAACGCGCTGTTCGACGAGCTCAAGATCCAGCGCTTTGTGGTGGTCGGCACATCGCTGGGCGGGCTGATGGCGATGCTGCTGGCGATGATCGATGCCAAGCGGATTGCGGGGGCTGTTCTCAATGATATCGGCCCGGTGATTGAGCCATCCGGCCTTGCCCGTATCCGCGATTATGTGGGACAGGGGCGCAGCTTTCCCACATGGATGCATGCCGCCCGTGCGCTGGAGGAGGAGCAGAGCGGCTCTTTCCCCGATTATGACGTCCATCAATGGCTGGCCATGGCCAAGCGGGTGATGACCGTCGGGCAGAACGGTCGCATCGTTTATGATTATGACATGAAGATCGCCGAGCCTTTCGAGCGCCCCGGCGGCGAGGCGGGGGTCGATCTGTGGCCCGGCTATATGGCGCTGGCCGGGCGTCCCCTGCTGCTGTTGCGCGGGGAATTGTCGGACCTGCTCTCCACCGAAACGCTGGGCGAAATGGCGCGGCGCATTCCCGATGCCGTCGCGGTCAGCG
Encoded proteins:
- the rarD gene encoding EamA family transporter RarD produces the protein MMQPETRNDGMPYAIAAYLIWGLLPLYLRQVHDVPPFEFVGWRTLFTLPACALAIIVLRQGAALRAALSEPRKVLALAASALLIGGNWTTYVVMIQQGHIFAASLGYYINPLMNVVLGTFLLNERLNRAQWVAVALAAVGVVILASGAAETLGWSLALAATFSGYGLVRKKAPVPALPGLAIEAGLLALPAVAMIALGHGPLGITLGQGRPMHDGLVAMSGVVTAVPLVLFAMAAQRMNYSILGFVQFLAPTLVFFEGLLLFHEPLQSAQLGAFILIWAALAVFSWDMWRRR
- a CDS encoding aldehyde dehydrogenase family protein gives rise to the protein MQNWPTDLDAQIAAARAAYAGWACQPLSARVDAVRRLTGALRQRSQEFAETIARDTGRPMWDCFAEVEAALARVDGCVRAYADRCAHRRHEGGANGAVAVRHKPMGVLAVITTFCQPLLTPLSHIAPAILAGNAVLFKPSSRAVPTALLIEDCFKRAGLAADLVQIAVAQGEAAMDLALHDGVDGVFFSGSTQVGQNLARRIAGRPGKLLSLEMGGNNAIVVWDTPQIEDAAMLVVQSAFTASGQRATCARRLIVREEMAEPLLAAVKRLADRIICGAPDDETTPFMGPLIDNRAADGLVQSFIWLMSRGGRPIKHMARLDPQRPFISPAIIDVTDMRERPDVELFGPLLQVIRVPDFDAAITQANATRYGLVSALIGGTQEEYNRFWANVRTGLTHWNRATITELPGVPSGGVGLSGNFRPGGYYEADSCAYPVSSAEMDHPRAMIGTGFAAEI
- a CDS encoding protein adenylyltransferase SelO family protein, with protein sequence MRHEPQANAYAPDPQILHLAPWLGDPVAPADFPEARLRWRNDRWARGIGLDGLDDAGWIAHFGRFTPLPDNLPQPLALRYHGHQFGVYNPELGDGRGFLFAQMRDGAGRLIDLGTKGSGQTPWSRQGDGRLTLKGAVREILATEMLEALGTNTSKTFSVVETGEALWRGDEPSPTRSAVLVRMSHGHIRIGTFQRLLVLEEAGHMAELVDYALAQFPGPPPPADAPGRDQPAIILLHQVVERLADMAASYVASGFVHGVLNTDNMNISGESFDYGPWRWLPRWDADFTAAYFDHAGRYRFGKQAEAIKWNCGQLAVALRLLVADTAPLIAALDRFDGLYQAALARRVLWRLGLAPQGLGENAEHDAALLAAAGAHMREEQMSPDAFFHLFRGMPDEAVSLLREGSPLRAVLADYAPIKDARAHPAWQAPPPDNHIETVETLWAAIDRDDDWQPLHRHVMAIRALGDALGEPPMPAGHVSASNA
- a CDS encoding alpha/beta fold hydrolase, which translates into the protein MNTFTDQFWQSPDGLRLHYRDYAGPDDRPVVVCLPGLTRNARDFEGLAGRIAGQWRVLCPDMRGRGDSHYAKNSATYNPLQYVQDINALFDELKIQRFVVVGTSLGGLMAMLLAMIDAKRIAGAVLNDIGPVIEPSGLARIRDYVGQGRSFPTWMHAARALEEEQSGSFPDYDVHQWLAMAKRVMTVGQNGRIVYDYDMKIAEPFERPGGEAGVDLWPGYMALAGRPLLLLRGELSDLLSTETLGEMARRIPDAVAVSVRRVGHAPTLDEPEAASAIDRLLERVAQNV